The Triticum dicoccoides isolate Atlit2015 ecotype Zavitan chromosome 6A, WEW_v2.0, whole genome shotgun sequence genome has a window encoding:
- the LOC119317767 gene encoding uncharacterized protein At1g66480-like, producing MGNSIGAKRKGAKVMQLDGTSFRVKPPAAAADVLRDHPGFQLLEAEEVKLLGARARPLAPDAPLRRGRLYFLVALPRRPAAGPPRRAWSGNLRVGARERLESLMLARRSTSDLSSFQGVASASAPASPLFAGAGGGAGTPVRLRMRLPKAQVEKLMGESRDAAEAAAKIMELCAAVGDGGGCGAKVTPERPPGILRSPRFAATPEWGSGFMLPKPAPGAPPKTPQRWASLPRAKEEKRARFVALPDELIA from the exons ATGGGGAACAGCATTGGGGCGAAGCGGAAGGGGGCCAAGGTGATGCAGCTGGACGGGACGTCCTTCCGGGTgaagccgccggcggcggcggccgacgtGCTGCGCGACCACCCGGGCTTCCAGCTGCTGGAGGCGGAGGAGGTCAAGCTGCTGGGCGCGCGGGCGCGGCCCCTGGCGCCCGACGCGCCGCTGCGCCGGGGCCGGCTCTACTTCCTCGTCGCgctcccgcgccgccccgccgcgggGCCGCCGCGCAGGGCATGGTCGGGCAACCTCCGCGTCGGCGCGCGCGAGCGGCTCGAGTCGCTCATGCTCGCCCGCCGCTCCACCTCCGACCTCTCCTCCTTCCAGGGcgtcgcctccgcctccgcccccgccTCCCCGCTCTTcgcgggagcgggaggcggcgcaggCACTCCCGTGCGGCTCAGGATGCGGCTCCCCAAGGCGCAGGTGGAGAAGCTGATGGGGGAGAGCCGggacgcggcggaggcggcggccaagATCATGGAGCTGTGCGCCGcggtgggcgacggcggcggctgcggcgccaAGGTGACGCCCGAGCGGCCGCCCGGGATCCTGCGCAGCCCGCGGTTCGCGGCCACGCCCGAGTGGGGCTCCGGCTTCATGCTCCCCAAGCCGGCGCCCGGCGCGCCGCCCAAGACGCCGCAGCGGTGGGCCTCGCTGCCCCGCGCCAAGGAGGAG AAGCGTGCGAGGTTCGTGGCGTTGCCGGACGAGCTGATCGCATGA